In Rutidosis leptorrhynchoides isolate AG116_Rl617_1_P2 chromosome 2, CSIRO_AGI_Rlap_v1, whole genome shotgun sequence, one genomic interval encodes:
- the LOC139893271 gene encoding syntaxin-related protein KNOLLE, which produces MNDLLTKSFTSYVDLKKSTMKDIDLESGPDHDLQMQSIHQSDNNLTSFLHEAELVKQEMSSIRETLAQLESANQESKSLHKSEALKSNRRRINSEIMNVLKKAKTIKSRLEEMDRANAESRRLSGCKMGTPVDRTRTAVANGLRKKLKELMMDFQLLRQRMMTEYKETVGRRYFTVTGEEADEEVIEKIISSGTDGQGGEEFLSRAIQEHGRGKVLETVVEIQDRHDAAKEIETSLLELHQVFLDMAVMVEAQGEKMDDIEHHVMNASHYVNDGTKNLKTAKGHQRSSRKCLCLGMILLLIMILVIILPIVVKSVTKA; this is translated from the exons ATGAACGACCTTTTAACTAAATCCTTCACCAGTTACGTCGATTTAAAGAAATCGACGATGAAAGACATCGATTTGGAATCTGGTCCAGATCACGACCTTCAGATGCAATCAATTCATCAATCAGATAACAATCTAACCTCCTTCCTTCATGAAGCCGAGCTAGTAAAGCAAGAGATGAGCTCAATTCGCGAAACCCTAGCTCAATTGGAATCCGCAAACCAAGAATCCAAATCACTTCACAAATCAGAAGCCCTAAAATCAAACCGACGTCGTATCAATAGCGAAATCATGAATGTCCTTAAGAAGGCGAAAACGATTAAGTCGAGATTGGAGGAGATGGACCGTGCGAACGCTGAGAGTCGGCGGTTGTCGGGTTGTAAAATGGGTACGCCGGTGGATCGAACGAGGACTGCGGTTGCGAATGGGTTGAGGAAGAAACTTAAGGAGCTGATGATGGATTTTCAATTGTTGAGGCAGAGGATGATGACGGAGTACAAAGAGACTGTCGGCCGGAGGTATTTCACGGTGACCGGAGAAGAAGCTGATGAAGAAGTGATTGAGAAGATTATTTCAAGTGGGACCGATGGTCAAGGTGGAGAAGAATTCTTGTCAAGGGCTATTCAG GAACATGGAAGGGGAAAGGTGTTGGAAACGGTGGTTGAGATTCAAGACCGCCATGATGCCGCCAAGGAGATAGAAACGAGCCTACTAGAGCTCCATCAAGTGTTCTTGGATATGGCTGTTATGGTGGAAGCTCAAGGGGAGAAAATGGATGATATTGAGCATCACGTAATGAATGCGTCTCATTACGTTAATGATGGTACCAAGAATCTTAAGACTGCAAAAGGGCACCAAAGAAGTAGTAGGAAGTGTTTGTGTTTGGGGATGATTCTGCTTCTCATAATGATCTTAGTGATCATCCTCCCAATAGTAGTCAAAAGTGTTACCAAAGCTTGA
- the LOC139893273 gene encoding uncharacterized protein → MEDQNYLVNLIDFVNKPALIETFVDIFLCAVPIWVAVMIGVVIGWAWTPRWTSLVYLGFRSKLRGYAWTLPPGFGARRLWLAFTALSAFSVGRRMWSNFREKERKDDLSSPRPVAGGDSSPAAQYVDGSGVEIKCSILNSGGDHDVVTDKDLEYLSSLLDGKDAVWQNMMERSTSNMACQAWRYEPESGPVVYRSRTVFEDATPELVRDFFWDDEFRPKWDPMLTYVKILEECPHTGAMIVHWIKKFPFFCSDREYIIGRRIWEAGKTYYCVTKEVPYPALRRRDKPRRVDHYFSSWVIRPVESRKGDGVLSSCEVILLHCEDMGIPRDVAKLGVRHGMWGTVKKLHGGFRAYQSARKQDPSLSRCALMATIATKISFDEGVESVPEDQKTTDVNTRGGKVGGGVDWRWVAVGGAVAVVFGLRSGAIGQALLVGAGQRLARRR, encoded by the exons ATGGAGGATCAAAATTACTTGGTTAATTTGATCGATTTCGTTAACAAACCAGCTTTAATTGAAACATTTGTCGACATTTTCTTATGTGCGGTACCAATCTGGGTGGCGGTGATGATCGGTGTTGTGATCGGGTGGGCATGGACACCGCGGTGGACTAGTCTTGTGTATTTAGGTTTCCGTTCGAAGTTGCGAGGGTATGCGTGGACGCTACCACCGGGATTCGGTGCTCGCCGTCTCTGGTTAGCTTTTACCGCGTTATCGGCGTTCTCCGTTGGTCGTCGGATGTGGTCAAACTTCCGTGAGAAGGAAAGGAAGGATGATTTATCGTCACCGCGTCCGGTCGCCGGAGGAGATTCCTCGCCGGCCGCTCAGTATGTGGATGGAAGTGGCGTCGAGATTAA GTGCAGCATTTTAAACTCGGGAGGAGATCACGACGTTGTGACAGATAAGGACCTAGAATATCTGTCGAGTCTTCTTGATGGTAAGGATGCAGTTTGGCAAAATATGATGGAACGATCCACATCTAACATGGCTTGTCAAGCTTGGCGTTATGAGCCTGAG AGTGGCCCTGTTGTGTACCGTAGCAGAACTGTGTTCGAAGATGCGACCCCAGAGCTCGTTAGAGATTTCTTCTGGGATGATGAATTTCGACCTAAGTGGGACCCAATGCTGACTTACGTCAAGATATTGGAAGAGTGTCCTCATACTGGGGCGATGATTGTTCATTGGATTAAAAAG TTCCCATTTTTCTGCAGTGATAGAGAATATATCATCGGTCGTAGGATTTGGGAAGCTGGGAAGACTTACTACTGCGTTACTAAG GAAGTGCCTTATCCAGCTTTGCGTAGGCGTGACAAACCAAGGCGCGTGGACCACTACTTTTCGAGCTGGGTGATCAGACCTG TTGAATCCCGTAAAGGAGATGGCGTACTGTCGTCATGTGAAGTAATACTGTTGCACTGTGAAGACATGGGGATACCTAGAGACGTGGCTAAGTTAGGCGTCCGTCACGGTATGTGGGGAACCGTGAAAAAACTGCACGGTGGTTTCAGAGCGTATCAAAGCGCACGAAAACAAGACCCGTCACTTTCGAGATGTGCACTTATGGCAACAATCGCTACAAAGATCTCGTTTGACGAGGGTGTTGAGTCGGTTCCTGAGGACCAGAAGACTACTGATGTAAACACTAGAGGCGGGAAAGTAGGTGGTGGAGTGGACTGGAGATGGGTGGCTGTTGGTGGTGCAGTGGCGGTGGTTTTTGGTCTTCGTAGTGGAGCCATTGGTCAAGCATTGTTGGTTGGTGCAGGGCAAAGACTTGCAAGAAGGAGATGA
- the LOC139893272 gene encoding uncharacterized protein isoform X3, whose translation MNINQLLPNSNPNSLSTTLATSDRYVNRINKFNKIDDAVLLFHQMIPDACMMNIAINCFSHLRRIDLGFAVFGCIVKQGHEPLVSTYNTLLKGLVIEDRVVEAEVLFKKLIKKRICEPNEVTYGTVMNGLCKSGNTKMAIRLLKFMEERGCEPSTEVYSMIIDSLCKDNRIDYALTFLSEMVEKRVFPNVVTYNSLIYGFCSLRRWEDAKKMIMEMDSKKINLDAHTFNILVDAFCKEGLVENAESVIRVMIERGVRPDVVSYSALLDGYCLRGQMKEAMKVYNIMVDKRIEPSIITYNSLINGHCKRSNIDEAMGVFREITKKKLEPTVSTYSTMLYGLFKVGRSKDALKLFEHMQSIGVTPNFITYSVLLDGLCKNRRLDEALCLFRIIIDNGILPNVALYTVLVDGCCKNGKLAMAMDLFSELCSRGLVPNVVTYNAMSNGFCNEGMIEEAKDLVMKMEKNGVSPNSVTYNIILQGVLKWKKPKDVLLHLEEMDERGFSIDASSFYLLLRAIPVKEQDVNFADLIVKLAPRDILKSKSLSGKSEPANVKVSVANPP comes from the exons ATGAACATCAATCAATTGTTACCTAATTCAAATCCAAATTCGCTTTCGACAACACTTGCAACATCAGATCGATATGTTAATCGGATCAATAAGTTCAATAAAATCGATGATGCCGTGTTACTGTTTCACCAAATGATCC CTGATGCGTGTATGATGAACATTGCTATTAACTGTTTCTCGCATTTACGTCGAATCGATTTAGGTTTTGCTGTGTTTGGTTGTATCGTTAAGCAAGGTCATGAACCACTTGTTTCTACTTATAATACTTTGTTGAAAGGTTTAGTTATAGAAGATAGGGTTGTTGAGGCTGAGGTATTGTTTAagaagttaattaagaaaagaatttgtGAACCGAATGAAGTTACATATGGAACGGTTATGAACGGGCTCTGTAAAAGCGGGAATACGAAAATGGCAATTAGGTTACTTAAGTTTATGGAAGAAAGAGGTTGTGAACCTAGTACAGAAGTGTATAGTATGATTATTGATAGTTTATGCAAAGATAATCGAATTGACTACGCGTTGACTTTTTTGTCGGAAATGGTTGAGAAAAGAGTGTTTCCGAATGTTGTAACTTATAATTCGTTGATTTATGGTTTCTGTAGTTTAAGGAGATGGGAAGATGCTAAGAAAATGATAATGGAAATGGACAGTAAAAAGATTAATCTCGATGCACATACTTTTAATATTCTTGTTGATGCGTTTTGTAAAGAAGGACTGGTTGAAAATGCTGAAAGTGTGATTCGTGTTATGATTGAAAGAGGTGTGCGACCGGATGTTGTTTCGTATAGTGCGTTATTAGACGGATATTGTTTGCGAGGCCAAATGAAAGAAGCTATGAAAGTTTACAACATTATGGTTGATAAAAGGATTGAACCTAGCATTATTACGTATAACAGCTTAATAAACGGGCATTGTAAAAGATCAAATATAGACGAGGCAATGGGAGTATTTAGGGAGATTACTAAAAAGAAGTTGGAACCCACGGTTTCAACGTACAGCACTATGTTGTATGGATTGTTTAAGGTTGGGAGATCTAAAGATGCCTTAAAGCTATTTGAACATATGCAATCGATAGGCGTAACTCCAAATTTTATCACTTACTCTGTCTTATTGGATGGACTATGCAAAAACCGTCGGCTCGATGAGGCGTTATGTTTGTTTCGTATTATAATAGACAATGGAATACTTCCTAATGTTGCATTGTACACTGTCCTTGTAGATGGTTGTTGCAAAAATGGGAAGCTTGCGATGGCCATGGACCTTTTTAGTGAACTTTGTTCGCGAGGTTTAGTGCCGAACGTTGTAACGTATAATGCCATGAGTAATGGGTTTTGTAATGAAGGTATGATTGAGGAAGCGAAAGATCTTGTTATGAAAATGGAGAAAAATGGTGTTTCTCCAAATAGCGTTACTTACAATATCATACTTCAAGGAGTTTTGAAGTGGAAGAAACCGAAAGATGTATTGCTACATCTAGAGGAAATGGATGAGAGGGGTTTCTCGATTGATGCATCTTCATTTTACTTGCTACTTCGTGCAATCCCGGTAAAGGAACAAGATGTTAACTTTGCTGATCTAATCGTGAAACTTGCACCGCGTGACATTTTAAAATCCAAATCCTTATCAGGGAAATCTGAACCTGCGAATGTGAAAG TTTCTGTTGCTAATCCTCCATAA
- the LOC139893272 gene encoding uncharacterized protein isoform X1, whose translation MNINQLLPNSNPNSLSTTLATSDRYVNRINKFNKIDDAVLLFHQMIRKKPLPLLIEFNKLLAVIVKMKRYSTAISLISELWLLRISADACMMNIAINCFSHLRRIDLGFAVFGCIVKQGHEPLVSTYNTLLKGLVIEDRVVEAEVLFKKLIKKRICEPNEVTYGTVMNGLCKSGNTKMAIRLLKFMEERGCEPSTEVYSMIIDSLCKDNRIDYALTFLSEMVEKRVFPNVVTYNSLIYGFCSLRRWEDAKKMIMEMDSKKINLDAHTFNILVDAFCKEGLVENAESVIRVMIERGVRPDVVSYSALLDGYCLRGQMKEAMKVYNIMVDKRIEPSIITYNSLINGHCKRSNIDEAMGVFREITKKKLEPTVSTYSTMLYGLFKVGRSKDALKLFEHMQSIGVTPNFITYSVLLDGLCKNRRLDEALCLFRIIIDNGILPNVALYTVLVDGCCKNGKLAMAMDLFSELCSRGLVPNVVTYNAMSNGFCNEGMIEEAKDLVMKMEKNGVSPNSVTYNIILQGVLKWKKPKDVLLHLEEMDERGFSIDASSFYLLLRAIPVKEQDVNFADLIVKLAPRDILKSKSLSGKSEPANVKVSVANPP comes from the exons ATGAACATCAATCAATTGTTACCTAATTCAAATCCAAATTCGCTTTCGACAACACTTGCAACATCAGATCGATATGTTAATCGGATCAATAAGTTCAATAAAATCGATGATGCCGTGTTACTGTTTCACCAAATGATCCGTAAGAAACCTCTACCTCTATTAATTGAATTCAATAAACTGCTTGCTGTTATTGTGAAAATGAAACGTTATTCAACTGCTATTTCATTAATCAGTGAATTATGGCTGCTGCGAATATCAGCTGATGCGTGTATGATGAACATTGCTATTAACTGTTTCTCGCATTTACGTCGAATCGATTTAGGTTTTGCTGTGTTTGGTTGTATCGTTAAGCAAGGTCATGAACCACTTGTTTCTACTTATAATACTTTGTTGAAAGGTTTAGTTATAGAAGATAGGGTTGTTGAGGCTGAGGTATTGTTTAagaagttaattaagaaaagaatttgtGAACCGAATGAAGTTACATATGGAACGGTTATGAACGGGCTCTGTAAAAGCGGGAATACGAAAATGGCAATTAGGTTACTTAAGTTTATGGAAGAAAGAGGTTGTGAACCTAGTACAGAAGTGTATAGTATGATTATTGATAGTTTATGCAAAGATAATCGAATTGACTACGCGTTGACTTTTTTGTCGGAAATGGTTGAGAAAAGAGTGTTTCCGAATGTTGTAACTTATAATTCGTTGATTTATGGTTTCTGTAGTTTAAGGAGATGGGAAGATGCTAAGAAAATGATAATGGAAATGGACAGTAAAAAGATTAATCTCGATGCACATACTTTTAATATTCTTGTTGATGCGTTTTGTAAAGAAGGACTGGTTGAAAATGCTGAAAGTGTGATTCGTGTTATGATTGAAAGAGGTGTGCGACCGGATGTTGTTTCGTATAGTGCGTTATTAGACGGATATTGTTTGCGAGGCCAAATGAAAGAAGCTATGAAAGTTTACAACATTATGGTTGATAAAAGGATTGAACCTAGCATTATTACGTATAACAGCTTAATAAACGGGCATTGTAAAAGATCAAATATAGACGAGGCAATGGGAGTATTTAGGGAGATTACTAAAAAGAAGTTGGAACCCACGGTTTCAACGTACAGCACTATGTTGTATGGATTGTTTAAGGTTGGGAGATCTAAAGATGCCTTAAAGCTATTTGAACATATGCAATCGATAGGCGTAACTCCAAATTTTATCACTTACTCTGTCTTATTGGATGGACTATGCAAAAACCGTCGGCTCGATGAGGCGTTATGTTTGTTTCGTATTATAATAGACAATGGAATACTTCCTAATGTTGCATTGTACACTGTCCTTGTAGATGGTTGTTGCAAAAATGGGAAGCTTGCGATGGCCATGGACCTTTTTAGTGAACTTTGTTCGCGAGGTTTAGTGCCGAACGTTGTAACGTATAATGCCATGAGTAATGGGTTTTGTAATGAAGGTATGATTGAGGAAGCGAAAGATCTTGTTATGAAAATGGAGAAAAATGGTGTTTCTCCAAATAGCGTTACTTACAATATCATACTTCAAGGAGTTTTGAAGTGGAAGAAACCGAAAGATGTATTGCTACATCTAGAGGAAATGGATGAGAGGGGTTTCTCGATTGATGCATCTTCATTTTACTTGCTACTTCGTGCAATCCCGGTAAAGGAACAAGATGTTAACTTTGCTGATCTAATCGTGAAACTTGCACCGCGTGACATTTTAAAATCCAAATCCTTATCAGGGAAATCTGAACCTGCGAATGTGAAAG TTTCTGTTGCTAATCCTCCATAA
- the LOC139893272 gene encoding uncharacterized protein isoform X2, with amino-acid sequence MNINQLLPNSNPNSLSTTLATSDRYVNRINKFNKIDDAVLLFHQMIRKKPLPLLIEFNKLLAVIVKMKRYSTAISLISELWLLRISADACMMNIAINCFSHLRRIDLGFAVFGCIVKQGHEPLVSTYNTLLKGLVIEDRVVEAEVLFKKLIKKRICEPNEVTYGTVMNGLCKSGNTKMAIRLLKFMEERGCEPSTEVYSMIIDSLCKDNRIDYALTFLSEMVEKRVFPNVVTYNSLIYGFCSLRRWEDAKKMIMEMDSKKINLDAHTFNILVDAFCKEGLVENAESVIRVMIERGVRPDVVSYSALLDGYCLRGQMKEAMKVYNIMVDKRIEPSIITYNSLINGHCKRSNIDEAMGVFREITKKKLEPTVSTYSTMLYGLFKVGRSKDALKLFEHMQSIGVTPNFITYSVLLDGLCKNRRLDEALCLFRIIIDNGILPNVALYTVLVDGCCKNGKLAMAMDLFSELCSRGLVPNVVTYNAMSNGFCNEGMIEEAKDLVMKMEKNGVSPNSVTYNIILQGVLKWKKPKDVLLHLEEMDERGFSIDASSFYLLLRAIPVKEQDVNFADLIVKLAPRDILKSKSLSGKSEPANVKGQDNHMS; translated from the exons ATGAACATCAATCAATTGTTACCTAATTCAAATCCAAATTCGCTTTCGACAACACTTGCAACATCAGATCGATATGTTAATCGGATCAATAAGTTCAATAAAATCGATGATGCCGTGTTACTGTTTCACCAAATGATCCGTAAGAAACCTCTACCTCTATTAATTGAATTCAATAAACTGCTTGCTGTTATTGTGAAAATGAAACGTTATTCAACTGCTATTTCATTAATCAGTGAATTATGGCTGCTGCGAATATCAGCTGATGCGTGTATGATGAACATTGCTATTAACTGTTTCTCGCATTTACGTCGAATCGATTTAGGTTTTGCTGTGTTTGGTTGTATCGTTAAGCAAGGTCATGAACCACTTGTTTCTACTTATAATACTTTGTTGAAAGGTTTAGTTATAGAAGATAGGGTTGTTGAGGCTGAGGTATTGTTTAagaagttaattaagaaaagaatttgtGAACCGAATGAAGTTACATATGGAACGGTTATGAACGGGCTCTGTAAAAGCGGGAATACGAAAATGGCAATTAGGTTACTTAAGTTTATGGAAGAAAGAGGTTGTGAACCTAGTACAGAAGTGTATAGTATGATTATTGATAGTTTATGCAAAGATAATCGAATTGACTACGCGTTGACTTTTTTGTCGGAAATGGTTGAGAAAAGAGTGTTTCCGAATGTTGTAACTTATAATTCGTTGATTTATGGTTTCTGTAGTTTAAGGAGATGGGAAGATGCTAAGAAAATGATAATGGAAATGGACAGTAAAAAGATTAATCTCGATGCACATACTTTTAATATTCTTGTTGATGCGTTTTGTAAAGAAGGACTGGTTGAAAATGCTGAAAGTGTGATTCGTGTTATGATTGAAAGAGGTGTGCGACCGGATGTTGTTTCGTATAGTGCGTTATTAGACGGATATTGTTTGCGAGGCCAAATGAAAGAAGCTATGAAAGTTTACAACATTATGGTTGATAAAAGGATTGAACCTAGCATTATTACGTATAACAGCTTAATAAACGGGCATTGTAAAAGATCAAATATAGACGAGGCAATGGGAGTATTTAGGGAGATTACTAAAAAGAAGTTGGAACCCACGGTTTCAACGTACAGCACTATGTTGTATGGATTGTTTAAGGTTGGGAGATCTAAAGATGCCTTAAAGCTATTTGAACATATGCAATCGATAGGCGTAACTCCAAATTTTATCACTTACTCTGTCTTATTGGATGGACTATGCAAAAACCGTCGGCTCGATGAGGCGTTATGTTTGTTTCGTATTATAATAGACAATGGAATACTTCCTAATGTTGCATTGTACACTGTCCTTGTAGATGGTTGTTGCAAAAATGGGAAGCTTGCGATGGCCATGGACCTTTTTAGTGAACTTTGTTCGCGAGGTTTAGTGCCGAACGTTGTAACGTATAATGCCATGAGTAATGGGTTTTGTAATGAAGGTATGATTGAGGAAGCGAAAGATCTTGTTATGAAAATGGAGAAAAATGGTGTTTCTCCAAATAGCGTTACTTACAATATCATACTTCAAGGAGTTTTGAAGTGGAAGAAACCGAAAGATGTATTGCTACATCTAGAGGAAATGGATGAGAGGGGTTTCTCGATTGATGCATCTTCATTTTACTTGCTACTTCGTGCAATCCCGGTAAAGGAACAAGATGTTAACTTTGCTGATCTAATCGTGAAACTTGCACCGCGTGACATTTTAAAATCCAAATCCTTATCAGGGAAATCTGAACCTGCGAATGTGAAAG GTCAGGATAATCACATGTCATAA